ACCGACGGCAAGCAGAAGAAGGGCAATGAGGTAGAACGCCTCTTTGCCCTTTCTGACAGCAATGAAGAGTGCGAGAAGCACGAAGATGTGGCCTGACAGCTTCGGGATGGTCAGGAACAGCATCAGGTCGTCCAGGGCCGGACAGGCCAGGCAATGGTTCAGGAGCTGGAAAAGCCAAGCATCCGCCTGTTCGAGACCACCCATCTCCAGTTTACTTTTTCTTCCCCCCTTTTTTCGGCGCCTGTGACGGTTTGGCGACGGCGGCAACCTGCTTTGCAGCGGCAGTTTTATCTTCGTCGGAAACCGTGGCGTTGATGTAGGCCTGCTGGGCAATGCTGAAGATGTTGAACATCAGGTAGTAAAGTCCGAGACCTGCCGGCATGTTGTTGAAGAAAAGCAGCATCATGGCGGGGAACATCCACAGCATGATCTTCATCTGCTCGTTGGTCTGGGTCGTCGGCGTGATCTTCTGCTGGAAATAGACCGTCACGGCCATCAGAATCGGCATGACGGCGATATGGTCGCCGTAGAGCGGTATCGCAAAGCCGAAATCGAGGATCGAATCGGGCACGGAGAGATCCTTTGCCCACAGGAAGCCATGCTGGCGAAGCTGGATCGAAGAGCGGAAGACGTAGAACATCGCGAAGAGCAGCGGCATCTGGATCAGCGTCGGCAGGCAGCCGCCGAGCGGATTGACGCCCGCCTCCTTGTAGATTCGCCCGAGTTCGCTCTGCATCTTGGCCGGGTTGTCCTTGTACTTCTCCTGAAGCTCCTGCATCATCGGCTGGAGGGCGGCCATCTTCTTCATCGACTTTGTCGATGCCAGCGAGAGCGGATAGGTTACCAGCTTGATCAGGAAAGCGAAGATGATAATGATGAGACCGTAGTTGGTCACATACTTGTTCATCCAGTTGAAGATCGGCAGAATCAGATATTCGGCAAAGGGGCGGGTCAGCCAGTCCCAGCCGAAGTCCATGATCTTTTCGAGACCGATGCCAAGGGACCTCACCGTGTTGTAGTCGAGCGGCCCGACATAGAGACGGTAACGGTCATCGACGAGGTTCTGACCAGCGGGAATCGTCATTTTCAGCGCCGCGACATAGTTCTCGACCTCGCTGCCAGCCGTTTTCGAGCCTTGCAGATAGACCCCTTCGGTGCTTCTCTGCGGGATGAGCGCCGAGACGAAATACTTGTTCCTGACAGCAATCCATTCGGCCTTACCGGACTCCTCCTCCCGATAGGATTTCTTGGCGTCGCTGGCATCGAGCTTGAGCAGGCCGCCGCCGAGGTACGCGCCGGCAAGCGCGTTGGCCGACTCGTCCTTGTGATCCTTCTCGGAGTAGACCAGGCCGCCATCCCAGTTGAGCTGATACTCGTTGCCCGCGATGCTCGAAGCGAAACCGTTGAGCTTGAGATCGTAATCGACCACATAGCTGTTACCCGTGAAGGTGTAGGTCACCTGGATGCTGCGCGCGGCATCGACATCGAGCACATAGCTGACCGAGAGCTTCTCTTTGCCGGTTACCGTTTCGGAGGTTTTGGCGTCGAGGCTGCGGAAATAGAGGTCGCGGGTGTCGATGCGCTTGCCGTCGTTGCTCAGGAAGAGCATGGAGAGCGCGCCCTTCTCTTTCGACGAGATCAGGTTGAAGGGCTTGCCGTTCACATCGAAGTGCTTTTTGAGCACGAGCGATTTGAGCGTGGCGCCTTTCGAT
This genomic window from Chlorobaculum limnaeum contains:
- the yidC gene encoding membrane protein insertase YidC; its protein translation is MDRNSVIGFALIAAIMIVWLQFMKPEQKMELEKAAAKREVVQQPAVNGAPAASAAITATETLGAFAQASTGTEQTITVENDLLKATLSSKGATLKSLVLKKHFDVNGKPFNLISSKEKGALSMLFLSNDGKRIDTRDLYFRSLDAKTSETVTGKEKLSVSYVLDVDAARSIQVTYTFTGNSYVVDYDLKLNGFASSIAGNEYQLNWDGGLVYSEKDHKDESANALAGAYLGGGLLKLDASDAKKSYREEESGKAEWIAVRNKYFVSALIPQRSTEGVYLQGSKTAGSEVENYVAALKMTIPAGQNLVDDRYRLYVGPLDYNTVRSLGIGLEKIMDFGWDWLTRPFAEYLILPIFNWMNKYVTNYGLIIIIFAFLIKLVTYPLSLASTKSMKKMAALQPMMQELQEKYKDNPAKMQSELGRIYKEAGVNPLGGCLPTLIQMPLLFAMFYVFRSSIQLRQHGFLWAKDLSVPDSILDFGFAIPLYGDHIAVMPILMAVTVYFQQKITPTTQTNEQMKIMLWMFPAMMLLFFNNMPAGLGLYYLMFNIFSIAQQAYINATVSDEDKTAAAKQVAAVAKPSQAPKKGGKKK